Proteins encoded together in one Penicillium digitatum chromosome 1, complete sequence window:
- a CDS encoding ATP synthase delta chain, mitochondrial, putative, whose protein sequence is MSSFRFTRSALRARPSFLGAPVQRRGYAEAVADKIKLSLTLPHQTIYRSTGVTQVNIPAASGEMGVLANHVPAIEQLKPGLVEIIEESGATKQYFLSGGFAVVQPDSQLSINAVEGFALEDFSADAIRAQIAEAQKIASGSGSEQDIAEAKIELEVLETLQAHVK, encoded by the exons ATGAGCTCCTTCCGCTTCACTCGCTCCGCCCTCCGGGCTCGCCCTTCTTTCCTCGGTGCTCCCGTCCAGCGCCGTGGTTACGCTGAGGCCGTCGCCGACAAGATCAAGCTGTCCCTGACCCTGCCTCACCAG ACCATCTACCGCTCGACTGGCGT TACCCAGGTCAACATTCCCGCCGCCTCCGGTGAGATGGGTGTCCTCGCCAACCACGTTCCTGCCATTGAGCAGCTCAAGCCCGGTCTCGTCGAGATCATTGAGGAGAGCGGTGCCACTAAGCAGTACTTCC TGTCTGGTGGCTTCGCCGTTGTCCAGCCCGACTCCCAGCTCAGCATCAACGCTGTCGAGGGCTTTGCCCTTGAGGATTTCAGCGCCGAT GCCATCCGCGCCCAGATTGCCGAGGCCCAGAAGATTGCcagcggcagcggcagcgaGCAGGATATCGCCGAGGCCAAGATTGAGCTTGAG GTTCTCGAGACCCTCCAGGCTCATGTCAAATAG